A window of Zingiber officinale cultivar Zhangliang chromosome 5A, Zo_v1.1, whole genome shotgun sequence contains these coding sequences:
- the LOC121983346 gene encoding ribonucleoside-diphosphate reductase small chain-like, with protein sequence MASSAPAAPIPAVGGEAEYEPLLAANSKRFCTFPIAYPSIWELYKKAQASYWTAEEVDLSQDLGDWHHRLSSDERHFISRVLAFFAASDGIVIENLADRFCQDVKLLEARSFYNFQKVIEGIHSEMYSLLLDTYIKDNNEKDYLFNAIETIPSVARKANWALRWIESSESFAERLVAFACVEGIFFSGSFCAIFWLKKRGLMPGLTFSNELISRDEGLHCEFACLLYSLLRSKLSEERVRSIVADAVDIEREFVCDSLPVALIGMNNELMSQYIKFVADHLLRALGYENMYMVSNPFDWMEVISLQGKTNFFEKKVGEYQMASAMSSLNSDEAIHEFKLNEDF encoded by the coding sequence ATGGCTTCCTCCGCCCCTGCCGCCCCCATCCCCGCCGTCGGAGGAGAAGCGGAGTACGAGCCCTTGTTGGCTGCGAACTCCAAACGCTTCTGTACCTTTCCCATCGCCTACCCGTCCATTTGGGAGTTGTACAAAAAGGCCCAGGCCTCTTATTGGACCGCGGAGGAAGTTGATCTCTCACAGGACCTCGGGGACTGGCACCATCGCCTCTCCTCCGATGAGCGCCACTTCATCTCCCGTGTTCTGGCCTTCTTCGCTGCCTCCGACGGCATCGTGATAGAGAACCTCGCCGATCGGTTCTGTCAAGACGTGAAACTCCTCGAGGCCCGTAGCTTCTATAACTTCCAGAAGGTGATTGAGGGCATTCACTCTGAGATGTACTCGCTCCTTCTTGATACCTACATCAAGGATAACAATGAGAAGGACTATCTCTTCAATGCTATCGAGACTATTCCTTCCGTCGCTCGTAAGGCTAATTGGGCTCTGCGATGGATTGAATCATCCGAATCCTTTGCCGAGCGACTCGTCGCCTTTGCTTGCGTCGAGGGCATTTTCTTTTCTGGTTCCTTCTGTGCTATCTTTTGGCTAAAGAAGCGTGGATTGATGCCGGGCCTTACCTTTTCAAATGAACTCATATCTCGTGATGAAGGTCTTCATTGTGAATTTGCTTGTCTCCTCTATAGCCTCCTCCGTAGTAAGCTCTCAGAGGAAAGGGTGCGGTCTATTGTTGCCGACGCTGTTGATATTGAGCGGGAATTTGTCTGTGATTCCCTTCCTGTTGCCCTTATTGGGATGAACAATGAACTCATGAGCCAATACATTAAGTTCGTTGCAGATCATCTTCTAAGGGCTTTAGGGTATGAAAATATGTACATGGTAAGCAATCCTTTTGACTGGATGGAGGTCATCTCGCTGCAAGGAAAGACCAACTTTTTTGAAAAGAAAGTGGGGGAGTACCAGATGGCTTCTGCGATGTCAAGTTTGAATAGCGACGAAGCTATTCATGAGTTCAAGCTGAATGAGGATTTTTAA